The genomic window GATTAAATCTGCCAGTTTGCCAGGTGAGAGTGTCCCCAGTGAATCTCCCATATTGAGTGCTTCGGCGGCGTTGGATGTGACCCATTTTATCATCTCTGATGCAGGGATGTGAGGATAATCTGATCTGAGTGAATAGAGTTCCTCAAAGAGGCTCATGAACCCGGGTGGAGAAACGCCCTCTGTTCCAAGGCAGATCCTTACCTTTCTATTCATGGCAACATCCAGGGGAAATGCTTTGTGTCCCATTTCACGTGTGTAGTTATAGCAGAGTACAACCGATGCGTTTATGGATGCCAGATATTCCAGTTCGGAACCATTTACATAGTTGCAATGAAAACAGAGAGCATGATCCGGGATAAGGTGAAAGTTGATGGCATAGTTCATGGGGCCCATGGTCGTATCACCATAGGGCCAGGGGCGTTTACGTGTGATCTGAAAGAAAAGATCTCCCTTTCTTTCAGAGAAAGCCTGGAGCTCCTCCGCGCTCTCGGCAATGTGAGTTGCCCAGAGTGTGTTTTTATCCTTATGTTTGATAAGCTCTGATTGGGATTCCGGGGAAAGGGAATACAGGGCATAGGGTCCGGCCCCTGAACCGACAAGCTGTTTTTCCTCTTTACATCTTTTAATTGCCCCGTTTATTATCTCCTTTTCCTGGAGCGGATCATCAGGGGAGAGTTCATCGATAATCCAGGCACGAATGGATTCCTCTTCCAGGATAGATCTTGACAGACCCAGTCTTGAATTGTCTACAACAGAGGTGATCCCCTGTGCCAGGAGCTCTCTTACTCCAAGGCGGATTGATGTTTTTATGCTCTCTGTGGAAGCCTGCCTGAGACGTGTCTGCTTTTTGGCGGTCCAGGCCGCAAAGGTGTCATCGCTGGATTTCTGAATACCTCTTATTACTCCCTCTTCAAGGTGAGTGTGCAGGTTGATAAAACCGGGAAGCAAAAAGGAATCGCCCAGATTCACAATACGGTCATCAGGACCTCTGCGGGCCTTTCCCCGGGGACCGGCTGACAATATCCTGTTTTCCGAAACTGCAACAGCACCATTTTCAAGGATGTCACCGTTCTCAAGCAGTATCCATTTGGCAAAGTAAACTGTTCCCATCTCTTTGAAAATACATCAGGGTAACTTATTTTTTGATTCAATGCATCATGCAGGTAGTATTTTAAACTGTATTTTCATGCTCAAGGTGAGCATAAATCATAATATTCAAGAACCGTGAGATCCTGTTCTCCGGGATGAAAGGACCGATTATGCGCTTTTCAAATATAGCCTCGTTCATGGCTTGCCTCTCTCTCTCTGTTGCTCCTGTTTTTGCCCAGGATGCTCCTGCTCAGCAGGCTCCGGTTGCCGGCGTTAACCTGTTTATGATGATGGCGTTGATGTTTGTGATCATCTATTTCATAATGATCCGGCCTGAACAGAAGAAGCAGAAAAAACGTCTTGAGATGTTGAAAAATATTAAAAAAGGTGATAAAGTTTTAACATCTGCGGGTATGATTGGAACTGTGGGAAACATCAAAGACGATACTTTGATGGTAAAAATAGCCGAAAATACCGTTGTAGAATTTACCAAAAGTGCCATTGCAACCGTACTCTCTGATGAAAAGTCAGTTGAGAAAGCAGAGAACGGTGAGAGGAAGAAATAGTGTTGGAAGTCAGGATTTATGGTGATCCGGTTCTCAGGAAAACTGCGGAGCCTGTTAAAACGTTCGATGATGATCTGAAAAATATTGTTGCGGAAATGATTGAGTCTCTTCGTGAGGAGGACGGGATTGGTCTGGCTGCTCCTCAGGTAGGAGCACCTTTAAGGATAGTAGTCATAGATACAACCGGCGGGGAAAAAGAGCCTCTTGTGCTCATAAATCCGGAAATAACTGAGTCTTCCGAAGAGATGGTGACAGCAGAAGAAGGGTGTCTCAGTGTACCGGGAATATCACTCTCAATCTCCCGTCACTCTCAGGTGACTGTAAAGGCTCTCGATATTCAGGGTAAAGAATTTATAATAGATAATGCCGACGGTCTTCTGGCCCGGGCACTTCAGCATGAAATCGATCACCTTAACGGAATCATGATCGTGGATCATATCTCTGCTTTGCAAAGGAGTATGATCAGCGGTAAACTGAAAAAACTGGCAAAATCGGGTCGTGACAAGTCACAGGTCGCTTAATTACCTCTTATTGGCTTTAATCTGTGTTGTTCTCATCCAGTGCTCCAATCCTCGATTGATAGCACCTGCCCCGCATCTCTCCGGTTCCGGAAAGCATACGGGAAAAGAATCGCCGGAACAGGAACAGAAAAGCTCTTCAGATAATGAAATCGATTTTGCCGATGCATTCGATGCAACTTTTGATCCCGCTCAATCGTCCTCTCAACCTTCTGGTGCCCTGAGACCATCTGCTTTTCGTTATCCCTGTTTTAATGTAAAAGGGAGCCGTGTGCGGGTGGCCATCATCCAGAATGTCAAGGATGTAAACCTGTATTCGGTAGGGACAGTGGACATAAGGTCCGCAGGCAGATCTACTCTGGAGCCTTTCAGGGGAAGACTGGTTGTGAGACCTGACAAATCGGATAATAGAGCCGTTTTAAGTGCTTCATGGGGTTCACGCATCGTATCGCTTCCATGTACTCTTCTCTCGCGGGGTAACTATAATTTTATCGAAGCTGTCCAGGGAAGTTACCGCGGGTCGGTAATCCTTGTCTCGGAAAAGAAAAACTGCATCTCAGTTATTAATTATCTCGATGTAGAGGATTATCTCCGGGGTGTTGTCCCGCTTGAGATCGGAAAAAGGTCAGAAAAAGAAATCGAGGCTCTGAAGGCCCAGGCTGTGGCTGCCCGGACCTACACCTACAGGCGTATTCTTGAGAGTAGAGGCAAGCCTTACGATCTGTTATGCACAGTAGCTGACCAGGTTTACGGGGGGGCAAATGTTGAGACCAGAGAAACTGATCTGGCTGTCAAGTTGACCAGAAACCTTATTATGGTTTACAATGACAGTCTCATTACAGCCTATTACCATTCTACCTGTGGCGGGTATACGGCCAATATAGAAAATGTATGGGACAAGCCCCCATGCAATTATCTTAGATCAATTAAGGACATGGATTCCCTGGGAAGAGCTTATTGCCGGATCTCTCCTGCTTTTGAATGGGTAGAAAAATGGTCGAAACCTCAGTTTTCCTCCATGGTTGCAAAGTCATCGCAGGGAATGGGGCAGGGGAGAGAATTCAAGAGTAATGTTACCGATTTCAGAATAGACAAGGTGTTTCCCTGCGGAAGAATCAATCTTTGTACAATCCGTGGCGGGAATTCTGAATTCAAATCCGGTCGTGACCAGGTTCGTTTCATTTTACGCAGGACAAATCCTGAAAATTCCATACTCAGAAGCTCCAGTTTCAAAGTGGTCTCGTTTGACAAAAACGGAATAAAAATATCGGGCAGGGGCTATGGTCATGGTGTAGGCATGTGCCAGATGGGTGCTGTGGGGCGTGCTCTTGCAGGTTTAAGTTTTGAACAGATCCTTAAAGCCTATTACACCGGGGTTACTATTTGCATTGCTGCTCCAGAGGACAGAATACGATGAAATTTATTGCCGATCTTCATATCCATTCGAGGTATTCCCTTGCTACCAGCAATCAGCTTGTTCCGGAGATGCTTGATCTTTGGGGAAGGAAAAAGGGAATCCGTGTGGTGGGAACA from Fibrobacter sp. includes these protein-coding regions:
- a CDS encoding amidohydrolase family protein; this encodes MGTVYFAKWILLENGDILENGAVAVSENRILSAGPRGKARRGPDDRIVNLGDSFLLPGFINLHTHLEEGVIRGIQKSSDDTFAAWTAKKQTRLRQASTESIKTSIRLGVRELLAQGITSVVDNSRLGLSRSILEEESIRAWIIDELSPDDPLQEKEIINGAIKRCKEEKQLVGSGAGPYALYSLSPESQSELIKHKDKNTLWATHIAESAEELQAFSERKGDLFFQITRKRPWPYGDTTMGPMNYAINFHLIPDHALCFHCNYVNGSELEYLASINASVVLCYNYTREMGHKAFPLDVAMNRKVRICLGTEGVSPPGFMSLFEELYSLRSDYPHIPASEMIKWVTSNAAEALNMGDSLGTLSPGKLADLIAVRFAHDPDENPLEELLVEEPDIRLVVVDGEEVVVNY
- a CDS encoding SpoIID/LytB domain-containing protein, giving the protein MIAPAPHLSGSGKHTGKESPEQEQKSSSDNEIDFADAFDATFDPAQSSSQPSGALRPSAFRYPCFNVKGSRVRVAIIQNVKDVNLYSVGTVDIRSAGRSTLEPFRGRLVVRPDKSDNRAVLSASWGSRIVSLPCTLLSRGNYNFIEAVQGSYRGSVILVSEKKNCISVINYLDVEDYLRGVVPLEIGKRSEKEIEALKAQAVAARTYTYRRILESRGKPYDLLCTVADQVYGGANVETRETDLAVKLTRNLIMVYNDSLITAYYHSTCGGYTANIENVWDKPPCNYLRSIKDMDSLGRAYCRISPAFEWVEKWSKPQFSSMVAKSSQGMGQGREFKSNVTDFRIDKVFPCGRINLCTIRGGNSEFKSGRDQVRFILRRTNPENSILRSSSFKVVSFDKNGIKISGRGYGHGVGMCQMGAVGRALAGLSFEQILKAYYTGVTICIAAPEDRIR
- the def gene encoding peptide deformylase, with translation MVLEVRIYGDPVLRKTAEPVKTFDDDLKNIVAEMIESLREEDGIGLAAPQVGAPLRIVVIDTTGGEKEPLVLINPEITESSEEMVTAEEGCLSVPGISLSISRHSQVTVKALDIQGKEFIIDNADGLLARALQHEIDHLNGIMIVDHISALQRSMISGKLKKLAKSGRDKSQVA
- the yajC gene encoding preprotein translocase subunit YajC; translated protein: MRFSNIASFMACLSLSVAPVFAQDAPAQQAPVAGVNLFMMMALMFVIIYFIMIRPEQKKQKKRLEMLKNIKKGDKVLTSAGMIGTVGNIKDDTLMVKIAENTVVEFTKSAIATVLSDEKSVEKAENGERKK